A single region of the Streptomyces virginiae genome encodes:
- a CDS encoding ATP-binding protein yields MGEAAEISPREAEVLELVGDHLSNAEIGARLYISVRTVETHVSSLLRKLEVPDRRALARRASDRTRTDRSHPAPALPTRLTSFIGRAGERAALTALLGEHRQVTALGPGGVGKTRLALTVATDVADGFADGVWFVDLVPVTDPGMIATAVAEALGLGEQPGHDMAESVAAALADRNTLLVLDNCEHVVEGAAPFLERLLAACPRVRVLVTSRSRLMVPFERVYPVPPLSLSTAGGNGSDAVALFMDRATSTGGRPPDAPPHEQVAEICARLDGMALAIELAAARYPTLGLDGITAALSHPLRMLTGGSRAEDRHRSVRAALDWSHNLLDPADRTLLRRVSVFVTPFTAPAAAEVTGLDTAAAVDGLARLAEQSLLTVTFSPDGTRYRALETLRQYGADRLTEAGELHDTHARHLNWCLARSTELAAPRADWRARFDQTADELRAALAWAQSRPEQRADAYRLARAMAELAFTRHLIAESQQRYEQAAALATAPADTASMYRQAAAAAACRLHGDDMYRLGRAAADVARRAGDTAAAARDLAAAAGNAYRFSSKFARPLPPEEAEALITEARELAGADPSARAAVALVEAGRALTHAIDTEPGTADTSCEAARAVSDPGGSTVQEALAAAERAVELACLEKDPLAQSAALDTLAGAQSWAGDAFAAAATTRRRTELISSAPDGGPHGPHSLGPAGTHELIEALGEAAEAALGVGDLPGARRWARRLAEHPQLAEVGHRATGRLLVAETLAGDAEQALTAGLRFRDAWQRAGSPARAVLGPPAAAMATVHGLREDHEARREWSALLAQVDPSPWNTHGYGAVFDAILMLHQGRPEAALERTAPEPGQVRQWTTWIWLHWYVALRAEASVLAGSPDAAARLTEARTTVAGNPVATALVERATALLDADGQRLLATASVFEAAGCPYQSARTLILAGGEHAARGTSALADLGLAPRILR; encoded by the coding sequence ACCTCGTTCATCGGCCGAGCCGGCGAGCGGGCCGCGCTGACCGCCCTGTTGGGGGAGCACCGGCAGGTGACCGCCCTCGGCCCCGGCGGGGTCGGCAAGACCCGCCTCGCGCTGACCGTGGCCACCGACGTCGCCGACGGGTTCGCCGACGGGGTGTGGTTCGTCGACCTGGTCCCGGTCACCGATCCCGGCATGATCGCAACCGCGGTCGCCGAGGCGCTCGGCCTCGGCGAGCAACCGGGCCACGACATGGCCGAGTCCGTGGCCGCCGCACTGGCCGACCGCAACACCCTGCTGGTGCTGGACAACTGCGAGCACGTCGTCGAGGGGGCGGCACCGTTCCTCGAACGCCTGCTGGCCGCCTGCCCCCGCGTACGCGTACTGGTGACCAGCCGGTCCCGGCTGATGGTCCCGTTCGAACGGGTCTACCCGGTCCCGCCGCTGTCACTGTCGACGGCCGGCGGCAACGGATCGGACGCGGTCGCCTTGTTCATGGACCGGGCGACATCGACAGGCGGCCGCCCGCCGGATGCGCCCCCGCACGAGCAGGTCGCCGAGATCTGCGCACGGCTCGACGGCATGGCCCTGGCGATCGAGCTCGCCGCCGCCCGCTACCCCACCCTCGGACTGGACGGCATCACCGCCGCCCTGTCCCACCCCCTGCGCATGCTCACCGGAGGCTCCCGCGCGGAGGACCGGCACCGCTCCGTACGGGCGGCACTGGACTGGAGCCACAACCTCCTGGACCCGGCCGATCGGACGCTGCTGCGCCGGGTGTCGGTGTTCGTGACACCGTTCACCGCCCCGGCGGCGGCGGAGGTCACCGGGCTCGACACGGCGGCCGCCGTCGACGGGCTGGCCCGACTCGCCGAACAGAGCCTGCTGACCGTCACGTTCTCCCCGGACGGAACCCGCTACAGGGCACTGGAAACGCTGCGCCAGTACGGTGCCGACCGCCTCACCGAGGCCGGCGAACTGCACGACACCCACGCCCGGCACCTGAACTGGTGCCTCGCCCGAAGCACCGAACTGGCCGCGCCACGAGCGGACTGGCGGGCCCGGTTCGATCAGACGGCCGACGAACTGCGCGCCGCCCTCGCCTGGGCGCAAAGCCGTCCGGAGCAGCGCGCGGACGCCTACCGACTGGCCCGCGCCATGGCGGAGCTGGCCTTCACCCGTCATCTCATCGCAGAGTCCCAGCAGCGGTACGAGCAGGCCGCCGCCCTCGCGACCGCCCCGGCCGACACGGCGTCGATGTACCGGCAGGCCGCGGCGGCGGCCGCCTGCCGGCTGCACGGCGATGACATGTACCGCCTGGGCCGTGCGGCGGCGGACGTCGCACGTCGAGCGGGCGACACCGCCGCGGCCGCCCGCGATCTGGCGGCCGCAGCCGGCAACGCGTACCGCTTCTCCAGCAAGTTCGCCCGCCCGCTCCCGCCGGAGGAGGCCGAGGCGCTCATCACCGAGGCACGGGAACTGGCCGGTGCCGATCCGTCCGCCCGGGCCGCGGTCGCGCTGGTCGAGGCCGGACGGGCCCTCACCCACGCGATCGACACCGAGCCCGGAACGGCCGACACCTCCTGCGAAGCCGCCCGCGCGGTGAGCGACCCCGGCGGTTCCACCGTTCAGGAGGCGCTCGCCGCCGCCGAACGAGCCGTCGAACTCGCCTGCCTCGAAAAGGACCCGCTCGCGCAGTCCGCCGCGCTCGACACCCTTGCCGGCGCTCAGAGCTGGGCCGGGGACGCGTTCGCGGCAGCGGCGACGACACGGCGCCGGACAGAGCTGATCTCGTCCGCACCGGACGGCGGCCCGCACGGCCCGCACTCCCTGGGCCCGGCCGGCACCCATGAACTGATCGAGGCGCTCGGCGAGGCCGCCGAAGCCGCCCTCGGCGTGGGCGACCTCCCCGGCGCCCGCCGGTGGGCCCGGCGGCTCGCGGAACACCCGCAGCTCGCCGAGGTCGGCCACCGCGCCACGGGCCGGCTCCTCGTCGCCGAAACACTGGCAGGCGATGCCGAGCAGGCACTCACCGCGGGCCTGCGGTTCCGCGACGCCTGGCAGCGGGCCGGCAGCCCCGCCCGAGCGGTCCTCGGCCCGCCCGCGGCGGCGATGGCCACCGTCCACGGACTGCGCGAGGACCATGAAGCCCGGCGCGAATGGAGCGCGTTGCTCGCGCAGGTCGACCCCTCGCCGTGGAACACCCACGGATACGGGGCGGTCTTCGACGCGATCCTCATGCTCCACCAGGGGCGGCCCGAGGCGGCGCTGGAACGTACGGCCCCCGAGCCCGGCCAGGTACGGCAGTGGACCACCTGGATCTGGCTCCACTGGTACGTGGCACTACGGGCCGAAGCCTCCGTGCTCGCCGGGTCCCCCGACGCAGCCGCCCGCCTGACGGAAGCCCGGACCACCGTGGCGGGGAACCCCGTCGCCACAGCCCTCGTGGAACGCGCGACGGCCCTGCTCGACGCCGACGGGCAACGGCTGCTCGCCACCGCGAGCGTGTTCGAGGCGGCCGGCTGCCCCTACCAGTCGGCGCGCACCCTGATCCTCGCGGGCGGCGAACACGCCGCCCGCGGCACGAGCGCCCTCGCCGACCTCGGCCTCGCCCCGAGGATCCTCCGGTAG
- a CDS encoding iron chaperone, whose amino-acid sequence MAGTGSSTYEGFSAQERAAMKAHALDQKKAARRGSAAEKAAEAERDVLAKIAEMQGSDRVMAERVHAVVTAHAPALAPKLWYGMPAYASDGKVVCFFQSAEKFKARYATLGFSDLAKLDEGPMWAAGFALTEVTPEVEARIAELVKRAV is encoded by the coding sequence ATGGCCGGCACCGGCAGCAGCACGTACGAGGGGTTCAGCGCGCAGGAGCGTGCCGCGATGAAGGCGCACGCCCTGGATCAGAAGAAGGCGGCACGTCGTGGTTCGGCCGCGGAGAAGGCGGCCGAGGCCGAGCGGGACGTGCTGGCGAAGATCGCCGAGATGCAGGGGTCGGACCGGGTCATGGCCGAGCGCGTCCATGCCGTCGTCACCGCCCATGCCCCGGCCCTCGCGCCGAAGCTCTGGTACGGGATGCCCGCCTACGCGTCGGACGGCAAGGTCGTCTGTTTCTTCCAGAGCGCGGAGAAGTTCAAGGCGCGCTACGCGACGCTCGGGTTCAGCGACCTGGCGAAGCTGGACGAGGGTCCGATGTGGGCGGCCGGTTTCGCGCTGACCGAGGTGACGCCCGAGGTGGAGGCGCGGATCGCCGAGTTGGTGAAGCGGGCGGTGTGA
- a CDS encoding SigE family RNA polymerase sigma factor, translating into MQGAVGDAEFAEFTRARWGPLVRFAYGLTLDVGRAEDLVQEALVRFWRMRDRVAVERPEAYVRRTLVNLAVTAGRRRWWSERVLGRVPEVASHPESDPGHGSAQRDELRRALARLPARQRVVVVLRYVEDLSERQVADLLGCSVGSVKSHASRGLSALRGTAALQAAPEAVSGFRLTRGEAAR; encoded by the coding sequence ATGCAAGGTGCTGTCGGTGACGCTGAGTTCGCCGAGTTCACACGGGCCCGCTGGGGGCCTCTCGTGCGCTTCGCGTACGGGCTGACGTTGGACGTCGGCCGCGCGGAGGACCTCGTACAGGAAGCATTGGTCCGTTTCTGGCGCATGCGCGACAGGGTGGCGGTCGAGCGGCCCGAGGCGTACGTCCGCCGCACGCTCGTCAACCTGGCCGTGACGGCCGGGCGGCGCCGCTGGTGGAGCGAGCGGGTCCTCGGACGCGTCCCGGAGGTCGCGAGTCATCCCGAGTCCGATCCCGGCCACGGCAGTGCCCAACGCGACGAACTGCGCCGCGCGCTGGCGCGGTTGCCCGCGCGCCAGCGCGTGGTCGTGGTGCTGCGCTACGTCGAGGACCTGTCGGAACGCCAGGTCGCGGACCTGCTCGGGTGCTCGGTCGGCAGCGTCAAGTCCCACGCGTCGCGCGGGCTTTCGGCGCTTCGCGGGACGGCCGCGCTCCAGGCGGCTCCTGAAGCGGTGTCCGGTTTTCGTCTGACCCGAGGGGAGGCCGCGCGATGA
- a CDS encoding calcium-binding protein, with product MMTFSSLIGGRAGRSVPGSRSRTGGRRGRVLAVAVGVVCSAGIGPVVVSGTAHAQGECVTAGTTTTCTYTETGEHSLLLPAGVGTVDVTAVGAAGAAGNRPGSGAGGNGARVTATGVPVTAGSTLYVEVGGNGSDTGMGGVNGGGAGGVRGISGGGGGGGASDLRTAPNSSPPSMGDTRLVVAAGGGGGGTTGTAGGGGGGTAAGPGGLGGTSFGPAPTGVTGGAGGGFGTGGGNGGDGATPPAGPGAGAGGAGGAAAANVAGGGGGGGGGTGALPGPGGGGGGGNTGGAGGGDGLPPGSAGAGTIGVGGAGTAVGAAGGGGGGGYYGGGGGGSAPDAAAGGGAGSSFVLPTAATRTAAPATVATASVTITFTVPVVAATCTTSPAVLQAQGFNVITGNDRSNILAGTAGRDAIFGLGGSDVIDGRGGDDLLCGGDGSDVLQGAAGNDDLFGENGSDALDGGTGTNSNNGGPGTDACLRPATGPGATQCNP from the coding sequence ATGATGACGTTCTCATCGCTGATCGGAGGCCGAGCGGGCCGGTCCGTTCCCGGCAGCCGATCGCGGACGGGTGGTCGGCGGGGCCGCGTCCTGGCGGTCGCCGTCGGTGTGGTCTGCTCGGCCGGGATCGGCCCTGTCGTCGTGTCCGGTACGGCTCATGCACAGGGCGAGTGCGTCACCGCCGGCACGACCACCACGTGTACTTACACCGAGACGGGAGAGCACAGCCTGCTCCTTCCGGCCGGTGTGGGCACGGTCGACGTGACCGCGGTCGGCGCCGCGGGCGCGGCCGGCAACAGGCCGGGCAGTGGCGCCGGCGGCAACGGGGCGCGGGTCACGGCGACCGGTGTTCCCGTCACCGCGGGCAGCACCCTGTACGTCGAAGTCGGCGGCAACGGCTCCGACACCGGCATGGGCGGCGTCAACGGAGGCGGCGCGGGCGGAGTCCGCGGGATTTCCGGCGGTGGCGGCGGCGGGGGCGCGAGCGACCTGCGCACCGCTCCGAACAGCAGTCCACCGAGTATGGGCGACACGCGTCTCGTCGTCGCCGCGGGCGGTGGAGGAGGCGGGACGACGGGCACCGCCGGAGGCGGCGGAGGAGGAACGGCTGCGGGCCCCGGCGGTCTGGGCGGCACCAGTTTCGGCCCGGCTCCGACCGGTGTCACCGGCGGCGCGGGCGGGGGCTTCGGCACCGGCGGCGGCAACGGGGGTGACGGTGCCACCCCGCCGGCAGGCCCGGGTGCGGGTGCGGGCGGCGCGGGTGGCGCCGCTGCCGCGAATGTCGCCGGCGGCGGTGGGGGTGGTGGCGGAGGCACGGGCGCCTTGCCCGGCCCGGGCGGTGGCGGCGGTGGCGGGAACACCGGCGGCGCAGGAGGCGGGGACGGCTTGCCGCCCGGCAGCGCCGGAGCGGGAACGATCGGAGTCGGCGGCGCCGGTACCGCGGTCGGCGCCGCCGGTGGTGGCGGGGGCGGCGGCTACTACGGTGGTGGTGGCGGCGGGAGTGCCCCCGACGCTGCCGCGGGGGGCGGTGCGGGATCGTCGTTCGTACTGCCGACGGCCGCCACCCGGACGGCCGCTCCCGCCACCGTGGCCACCGCGAGCGTCACCATCACCTTCACCGTGCCCGTCGTGGCCGCGACCTGTACCACCAGCCCCGCCGTCCTGCAGGCCCAGGGCTTCAACGTCATCACCGGCAACGACCGGAGCAACATCCTGGCCGGTACCGCGGGGCGGGACGCGATCTTCGGGCTGGGCGGCAGCGATGTCATCGACGGCCGCGGCGGCGATGACCTGCTGTGCGGGGGCGACGGCAGCGACGTCCTGCAAGGCGCCGCCGGCAACGACGACCTCTTCGGCGAGAACGGCAGCGACGCCCTGGACGGTGGCACCGGCACCAACTCCAACAACGGCGGCCCCGGCACCGACGCCTGCCTCCGCCCCGCCACCGGCCCCGGCGCCACACAGTGCAACCCCTGA